In Sphingobacteriaceae bacterium, the following proteins share a genomic window:
- a CDS encoding phenylalanine--tRNA ligase subunit beta, producing the protein MKISNNWLKTLINTDISAEETSERLTSSGLEVEGAETSESIKGGLKGLVVGHVVECSKHPDADKLSLTKVDIGSGELLSIVCGAPNVGANQKVIVATIGTKLYPGEGEPFEIKKSKIRGAVSEGMLCAEDEIGLGKSHAGIMILPDSTIIGTPASEYFKVETDTVFEIGLTPNRSDAASHLGVARDLAAILNSQGTEKKYEVNIQGLHELGEATNINEVEISVESPEACKRYSALVITGVEVKESPDWLKTRLQSIGLRPINNIVDITNFVLHELGQPLHAFDLDKIKGKKIIVRTAKDGEKFKTLDDVERTLKSNDLVICNESEPMCLAGVFGGADSGVTEKTTSIFLESAYFDAGYVRRSSKHHGLKTDASFRFERGTDPEITVTALVRAANLIFETAGGNLSMEVKDIYPEKLEPYKVAFSYSNCTELIGKEIDRTLIKNIILNLGIEIESEGADALLLLVPRYRTDVTREADVIEEVMRIYGYNNVEVSKSISYTAFNESKNFDVALDSRAGAVLEGFGFNEIMSLSLTKESYYTEESNTIKMLNPLSADLNVLRADMLFSGLEAIAYNSNRKNPDLKFFEIGKTYQQPNKEEAKYKEQKYLTLFVSGNLFAENPYGLNQKSDPIAIGFSFLKSVVTNLLSKCGVKSYKSTESAYANFDSGLTYQVNTKNLVELGSVAKSVLKKFGISQPVYYACINWDMLVKEFSKQNIKFEEISKYPSVRRDLALLIDKTVSYKQIEELAFSTERKLLKEVNLFDIYEGEKLGNKKSYAVSFTLLNTEATLTDKQIDSVMDKLISNYKEKLGAELR; encoded by the coding sequence ATGAAAATTTCAAATAACTGGCTTAAAACGCTTATAAATACTGATATTTCTGCGGAAGAAACTTCAGAGCGATTAACCTCTTCGGGATTAGAAGTAGAAGGCGCCGAAACCTCTGAGAGTATTAAAGGTGGTCTTAAAGGATTGGTGGTAGGACATGTGGTGGAATGCAGTAAACATCCTGACGCCGACAAACTCAGTTTAACCAAAGTGGATATTGGAAGCGGAGAATTACTTTCTATTGTTTGTGGAGCCCCTAATGTGGGAGCAAATCAAAAAGTAATTGTGGCCACCATTGGCACCAAATTGTATCCAGGCGAAGGAGAGCCTTTCGAAATAAAGAAATCCAAGATTCGCGGTGCGGTTAGCGAAGGCATGTTGTGTGCTGAAGACGAAATTGGTCTGGGCAAAAGTCACGCAGGGATTATGATTCTTCCGGATAGCACTATTATTGGAACTCCTGCATCAGAATACTTCAAGGTAGAAACCGACACGGTTTTCGAAATTGGATTAACTCCTAACCGCAGTGATGCAGCTTCTCATTTAGGGGTTGCGAGAGATCTTGCAGCCATTTTAAATTCGCAGGGAACTGAAAAAAAATACGAAGTAAACATCCAGGGCCTTCACGAACTTGGCGAAGCTACTAACATTAACGAAGTAGAGATAAGTGTTGAAAGTCCTGAAGCCTGCAAACGTTACTCAGCACTGGTGATCACTGGAGTGGAAGTTAAGGAAAGTCCAGATTGGTTAAAAACCCGTTTACAGTCTATTGGTCTGCGACCGATCAATAACATTGTAGATATTACGAATTTTGTATTGCATGAATTAGGGCAACCGTTACATGCTTTTGATCTGGATAAAATTAAAGGAAAAAAAATAATTGTACGAACAGCTAAGGACGGAGAGAAATTTAAAACGCTCGATGATGTAGAACGCACTTTGAAAAGCAATGACCTTGTGATCTGCAATGAAAGCGAACCTATGTGTCTTGCGGGTGTTTTTGGTGGCGCCGACAGCGGAGTGACAGAAAAAACAACTTCCATATTTTTAGAAAGTGCTTATTTCGATGCAGGGTATGTGCGTCGTTCTTCTAAGCACCATGGACTAAAAACTGACGCTTCATTTCGTTTTGAAAGAGGAACAGACCCGGAGATAACGGTTACCGCATTGGTACGCGCGGCAAATTTAATTTTTGAAACTGCCGGTGGAAATCTAAGTATGGAAGTGAAAGACATCTATCCTGAAAAATTAGAGCCTTATAAAGTTGCCTTCTCTTATTCCAACTGTACGGAACTTATCGGAAAAGAAATTGACAGAACACTTATTAAGAATATCATCTTAAACCTGGGCATTGAAATCGAAAGTGAAGGCGCAGATGCTTTATTACTGCTCGTTCCACGCTATAGAACTGATGTTACGCGCGAGGCAGATGTGATTGAAGAAGTAATGCGTATTTACGGATATAACAACGTAGAAGTTAGCAAATCTATTTCTTATACGGCTTTTAATGAGTCTAAAAACTTTGATGTTGCTTTAGATTCACGCGCCGGTGCTGTGTTAGAAGGATTTGGATTTAATGAGATCATGAGCCTTTCTTTAACCAAAGAAAGCTATTATACGGAAGAAAGCAACACTATTAAAATGCTGAATCCATTAAGCGCAGATTTAAATGTACTTCGTGCAGATATGCTTTTTAGCGGGTTAGAAGCGATAGCTTATAATAGTAATCGTAAAAACCCGGATTTAAAGTTTTTTGAGATTGGTAAAACTTATCAGCAACCGAATAAAGAGGAAGCAAAGTATAAGGAACAAAAATATCTGACACTTTTTGTGAGTGGAAATTTATTCGCGGAAAATCCCTACGGTTTAAATCAAAAATCTGATCCGATAGCTATTGGATTTTCATTTTTAAAATCTGTTGTCACAAATTTATTGAGCAAGTGTGGCGTGAAGTCATACAAAAGTACGGAGAGTGCTTATGCTAATTTTGATAGCGGATTAACTTACCAAGTCAACACAAAAAACCTTGTTGAATTGGGATCGGTAGCTAAAAGTGTTCTGAAAAAATTCGGAATCTCTCAGCCTGTTTATTACGCGTGCATTAACTGGGATATGCTGGTAAAAGAGTTTTCGAAACAAAACATAAAATTCGAAGAGATCAGTAAATATCCTTCGGTGCGTCGCGACCTGGCATTGTTAATCGACAAAACTGTTAGCTACAAACAAATAGAAGAACTTGCATTTTCTACGGAACGTAAACTTTTAAAAGAAGTTAATTTATTTGATATTTACGAAGGTGAGAAGTTAGGGAATAAAAAATCTTACGCGGTAAGTTTTACTTTGTTGAATACGGAGGCCACCTTAACGGACAAACAAATTGATTCGGTAATGGATAAATTAATTTCCAATTACAAAGAAAAATTAGGCGCTGAATTAAGATAG
- a CDS encoding esterase, translating into MIKVNLQNILALFTALFFSSCVTRSKGLIFSPEHKLALDVYSPKKIRSKTDVLVFIHGGNWRSGKRKTYKFFGKGFARKGVVTVVIDYRLSAVTDFRGMGTDAAKAVKWVQQNISNYGGDSSRIFLSGHSSGGHLSALVATDNAYFKAEGIENTLKGVVLIDAFGLDMYSYLKKSQNAEDSIYFPAFTKDPVNWKKGSPIYFVDKKSPLFLTYVGERTYPAIKKYSGTFLEALKPFQPQAQLLLIKGKKHVPMIAQFYNPSNRRYDEILEFMKKVK; encoded by the coding sequence ATGATAAAAGTAAATCTTCAGAATATTCTCGCGCTCTTTACGGCGCTTTTTTTTAGCAGTTGCGTGACGCGGAGCAAAGGACTTATTTTCTCTCCTGAACATAAGCTGGCACTGGATGTCTACAGTCCGAAAAAGATTCGTTCAAAAACAGATGTGCTTGTTTTTATTCATGGAGGCAACTGGCGATCTGGTAAACGTAAGACCTATAAATTTTTCGGTAAGGGTTTCGCCAGAAAAGGGGTGGTAACGGTGGTTATAGATTACAGACTAAGTGCAGTGACAGATTTTAGAGGAATGGGCACCGATGCAGCAAAGGCAGTAAAATGGGTGCAGCAAAATATTTCGAACTATGGAGGGGATAGTAGCCGGATTTTTTTATCGGGACATTCATCAGGCGGACATTTAAGTGCTTTGGTAGCAACTGACAACGCCTATTTTAAAGCTGAAGGGATTGAAAATACACTCAAAGGTGTTGTCTTGATTGATGCTTTTGGATTGGACATGTATTCTTATTTAAAAAAATCACAAAATGCAGAAGACAGTATTTATTTTCCGGCTTTTACAAAAGATCCGGTGAATTGGAAAAAAGGTTCGCCCATTTATTTCGTGGACAAAAAATCACCACTCTTCTTAACTTATGTGGGGGAAAGAACTTATCCTGCTATTAAAAAATACAGTGGGACTTTTTTAGAGGCTTTAAAACCTTTTCAGCCGCAGGCGCAGCTCTTACTTATCAAAGGAAAAAAACATGTACCGATGATCGCACAATTTTATAATCCTTCGAATAGGCGTTATGATGAGATTCTGGAGTTTATGAAAAAGGTAAAATAG